Proteins encoded within one genomic window of Amycolatopsis nigrescens CSC17Ta-90:
- a CDS encoding ABC transporter substrate-binding protein: MNPPRFLLWFIPNPKRFHRRRSDWLRLGLVLVLLLGTVAGIWGGPWLSRRLSCNDGFPTGDIWRAGNQCVGLSSGPYAFDLDAFAPVMRVIDRQNQAAADKCDPSGTPVTVGVLMTMTDRFVGGRAVQELEGMAAGQLRANGTGCLHPLRLVVGQLGEYGENGDPIGVARRLAERDEVVAVAGIGLSQQSSAEVADILAGAKIPMVADLITAEGFDQSGSREDQPIYSSCDPDITYPRGIGKDYYYRVAFRSSVQIARLGAAVPGRPDFIMVPTGGSDPYTCTALPVMQRQFGGNVTEVKFDSEEASTVPQTARRVCGAPKDVTVAYIARGRDLGRLIYSLDEAFANGQCAASSVTVVSTSDGQRLRAAELDPVLEDLRVRALRSTSFTTGKVRLVSALVGGADRATPDNPNFAVFEQAFTEAGFDLSHADAGWAVNAYDALITVSSALRALPASKEVHRSQVNTAISGFSSAGQSVPGAGGLITFDNSGNRVDVPPVVRVCPLPPASGDRPARVTSVPVGPDVAASCPS; this comes from the coding sequence TTGAACCCACCCCGTTTCCTCCTGTGGTTCATCCCCAATCCGAAGCGGTTCCACCGGCGCCGGTCGGACTGGCTGCGACTCGGCCTGGTGCTGGTGTTGCTGCTGGGCACCGTGGCGGGCATCTGGGGCGGGCCGTGGCTGTCGCGCCGGCTCAGCTGCAACGACGGGTTCCCCACCGGGGACATCTGGCGGGCCGGAAACCAGTGCGTCGGGCTCAGTTCCGGTCCCTACGCCTTCGACCTGGACGCCTTCGCGCCGGTGATGCGGGTGATCGACCGGCAGAACCAGGCCGCGGCCGACAAGTGCGACCCGAGCGGCACCCCGGTGACGGTCGGGGTGCTGATGACGATGACCGACCGGTTCGTGGGCGGCCGTGCGGTGCAGGAACTGGAAGGCATGGCGGCGGGACAGCTCCGGGCCAACGGCACCGGCTGCCTGCACCCGCTGCGTCTGGTGGTCGGCCAGCTCGGCGAGTACGGCGAGAACGGCGACCCGATCGGCGTCGCCCGCCGTCTGGCCGAGCGCGATGAGGTGGTGGCGGTCGCCGGGATCGGGCTCAGCCAGCAGAGTTCGGCCGAAGTGGCGGACATCCTGGCCGGGGCGAAGATCCCGATGGTCGCCGACCTGATCACCGCGGAAGGGTTCGACCAGAGCGGGTCCCGTGAAGACCAGCCCATCTACAGCAGCTGCGACCCGGACATCACCTATCCGCGGGGGATCGGCAAGGACTACTACTACCGCGTCGCGTTCCGCAGCTCCGTGCAGATCGCCAGGCTCGGTGCCGCCGTTCCGGGCAGGCCCGACTTCATCATGGTGCCGACCGGCGGTTCGGACCCCTACACCTGCACTGCGCTGCCGGTCATGCAGCGCCAGTTCGGGGGGAACGTGACCGAGGTGAAGTTCGACTCCGAGGAGGCGAGCACGGTGCCGCAGACCGCGAGACGGGTCTGTGGTGCGCCGAAGGACGTGACGGTCGCCTACATCGCACGGGGTCGCGACCTCGGCCGGCTCATCTACAGCCTGGACGAGGCGTTCGCGAACGGGCAGTGCGCGGCGTCTTCGGTCACCGTGGTGAGCACGTCGGACGGGCAACGGTTGCGCGCGGCCGAACTCGACCCCGTGCTGGAGGATCTGCGAGTGCGGGCGTTGCGCTCCACCAGTTTCACGACCGGCAAGGTACGGCTGGTGAGCGCGCTGGTCGGCGGCGCGGACCGGGCGACACCGGACAATCCCAACTTCGCCGTGTTCGAGCAGGCTTTCACCGAGGCGGGTTTCGACCTCTCGCACGCCGACGCGGGCTGGGCGGTGAACGCCTACGACGCGCTGATCACCGTCTCGTCGGCGTTGCGCGCTCTGCCGGCGAGCAAGGAGGTGCACCGCAGCCAGGTCAACACCGCGATCAGCGGCTTCTCCTCGGCAGGCCAGTCGGTGCCGGGCGCTGGTGGTCTGATCACCTTCGACAACAGCGGCAACCGGGTGGACGTGCCGCCGGTCGTGCGAGTTTGCCCGCTCCCGCCGGCGTCGGGAGACCGGCCGGCACGGGTCACCAGCGTGCCGGTCGGTCCCGACGTGGCCGCCAGCTGCCCGTCCTGA
- a CDS encoding VOC family protein yields the protein MTTTDAPGQPQIWPTLRSPNLRPLIDFYVAAFGFVETAAFADADGQVLHAELVGPRGGGLILGLEDGGYVTPLPRAAMRCYVVEPDPDALFARAVAAGADVVREPYDAPHGSRDCELRDPEGNHWLFGTYAGAPLPGK from the coding sequence GTGACCACAACCGACGCACCCGGCCAGCCTCAGATCTGGCCCACGCTGCGCTCCCCCAACCTGCGCCCGCTGATCGACTTCTACGTCGCGGCCTTCGGATTCGTCGAAACGGCCGCGTTCGCCGATGCCGACGGGCAGGTGCTGCATGCCGAGTTGGTCGGGCCGCGCGGCGGCGGGCTCATCCTCGGCCTGGAGGACGGCGGCTACGTCACGCCGTTGCCACGGGCGGCCATGCGCTGCTACGTGGTCGAACCAGATCCCGACGCCCTGTTCGCGCGCGCCGTGGCCGCGGGCGCCGACGTGGTCCGCGAGCCGTACGACGCCCCGCACGGTTCCCGCGACTGCGAACTGCGCGACCCCGAAGGCAACCACTGGCTCTTCGGCACCTACGCCGGCGCTCCCCTCCCGGGCAAATAG
- a CDS encoding TIGR03086 family metal-binding protein, whose amino-acid sequence MLDLEPATSVLARLVENIKDEQLDAPTPCPEMTVGALLDHVDGLSLAFAEAAAKTTPGPEGRVPSADAAGLRPDWRTGIPQRLAELAQAWRVEDAWTGMTAAGGVELPGDVAGLVALDEVIVHGWDLAVATGQDFGAPEPLVEATFDFVRPSAEENPEGSPGLFGPPVPVPASAPAIDRLIGLTGRDPGWRPVG is encoded by the coding sequence ATGCTGGACCTGGAACCCGCCACCAGCGTGCTGGCGCGGCTTGTCGAGAACATCAAGGACGAGCAGCTGGACGCGCCGACGCCGTGTCCGGAGATGACGGTCGGCGCCCTGCTCGATCACGTCGACGGGCTGAGCCTCGCCTTCGCCGAGGCGGCGGCCAAGACAACGCCGGGCCCGGAGGGGCGCGTCCCGTCCGCGGACGCGGCTGGGCTGCGGCCGGACTGGCGCACTGGCATTCCCCAGCGTCTGGCGGAACTCGCGCAGGCATGGCGGGTGGAGGACGCGTGGACCGGGATGACCGCGGCCGGCGGGGTAGAGCTGCCTGGCGACGTCGCGGGCCTGGTCGCGCTCGACGAGGTGATCGTGCACGGCTGGGACCTCGCGGTGGCGACCGGCCAGGACTTCGGTGCTCCGGAGCCGTTGGTGGAAGCGACCTTCGACTTCGTGCGTCCCTCCGCCGAGGAGAACCCGGAAGGCAGCCCCGGCCTGTTCGGGCCACCGGTCCCGGTGCCGGCCTCAGCGCCGGCCATCGACCGGCTGATCGGGCTGACCGGTCGGGACCCCGGCTGGCGGCCGGTGGGCTGA